One part of the Triplophysa rosa linkage group LG5, Trosa_1v2, whole genome shotgun sequence genome encodes these proteins:
- the ncana gene encoding LOW QUALITY PROTEIN: versican core protein (The sequence of the model RefSeq protein was modified relative to this genomic sequence to represent the inferred CDS: substituted 1 base at 1 genomic stop codon), with translation MPKMDSNTTFERESLLKKSNSRSEIWNFFGFLPDEARKPIDDEKPICRQCLQRFQAKGGNTSNLIKHLRTHPAAFAEYTKNQNDAALISAQSHTAQPATSRLQPTIDKLFEKAKKYESTSKEATILNRAVTEFICMDQIPIYTVEKCGFKQLVSKLNSKYELPSRNFFMNKEIPKLYTETREKVKAELEGSRFYACTTDLWSSRTMQSYMAVSAQFIKKDWQMESWCLGCAELNSDHTAESLSEAFTEMLKEQWGLDLHHMAGITTDNASNNKKAFSDYNWIPCFGHNIDLAIHKGLNVDPVANTLSRLRRTISAFSRSTKLTRQLKSKQADLSLPLHKLIHDEPTRWGSTFDMVDRFLEQQQAVYAVLTDNRNKWHLMPKESDVTTMEALQSVLGPLRVFTDALSGEQNPTISSVLPLLWKAESILTVSASDSNLTSSIKGCIRTDLQSRYNQEELLATLRCSTFLDPRFKDTFVFNLQQVEAQFLHHMEHMVVHAVPSVEVPNQQPCTKSVISGLLTGIMAEKRGATSHAVGDDVTFSGANTQLKLRRELDVYQKLPEIDPGDSPLRWWRINEVSFPVLSTFARRYLCISATSCASERIFSSTAETLVTVRKVTHPPLRQPLAGSALLPCVFALSPDLSQGHGPYIHWTRGSGDRERTVFSARDGVVRVHQAYAGRVNLPGYSANPLNASLELSHLRCNDSGTFRCHVALGDKYEQDTVNLEITGVVFHYRAPTDRYSLSYEDAVRACEQNSGHIATPEQLWVAFHSGMNSCAAGWLKDQTVRYPTQRPELGCYGHTEYSRGVRNYGKRDPSELFDVYCFANEMHGEVIPVSVPDKLTHSEAAAHCQVLGGGLATVGQLYLSWTSGLEHCEGGWLADGSVRSSVSSGCAGAEPGVRTVTPAELIDEAARFDAYCYQETKSQKALTSIVKSLLKPWRYMTSDEDDSQQNPKSSSVKHTSSGEQELSDLQPSNWTGQVDLNKELHVAAEPPELSAEYLTVLLRAEDTSLDWSGQLDSFPDGKQTLPGLASDIVSESPGGSAREEEDEGLSGQSVTPAASSETTQGKAKSSFTNIVGTLWKPWSYLKGSEMETTSKSTAATKTPXTNVKPTAASGSGLMSWWSSSWLSGLSSVTEKSITSHQSVSSAVPVTVTEDGSDIIRPAQTRQNAPVTREEWVLVTEIPGRKVETPVLTSETEEEVEVSRSTEPVRRLSLMESFSGESRGSEIEGSSWGDTYLLSQKMFTVATLSTSSLTESSATTTLNSDDVMEARGEIQYRRRNKFRRPSHSTTEMTTTVTQSTTVSSGSENRGTTITASPDESQMATPAVSITEKDLSITDKDPKVMEKDLSVTEKDLKVTDKDLKVKEKDLSVTAKDLNVTDKDLTVTEKDLSVTAKDLNILEKDLSVTAKDVNVTEKDLNVLEKDLSVTDKNISITEKDLSITGKNLSITGKNLSVTEKDPSVTEKDLSVTEKDFSVTEKDLNTTEKYLNITETIINNGSTGQTGVDRCSCLHGGTCLPHGEGFRCLCPQAYSGESCEIDVDDCQSNPCENGGTCIDKEDSFVCLCLPSYNGDRCERDTEGCEHGWKKFHGHCYRLFPHRHTWEDSEKDCREHSSHLTSITSSMEQDFLNGLGHENVWIGLNDRTVEEDFQWTDGLDAAYENWRENQPDNFFAGGEDCTVMISREDSKWNDVPCNYNLPYICKKGTVMCGTPPAVDNAYLVGRRRSHYDIHAVVRYQCDDGFFQRHVPTVRCRPNGTWERPKIICTKSRRSLRYRRQHHRSHREHRRHRRHGSINRGRD, from the exons ATGCCTAAAATGGATTCAAACACGACTTTTGAGCGTGAGAGTTTATTAAAAAAGAGCAATTCACGTAGTGAAATCTGGAATTTCTTTGGGTTTTTGCCTGATGAGGCCAGAAAACCAATCGACGACGAAAAACCAATCTGCCGTCAGTGTCTCCAGAGATTTCAGGCCAAAGGTGGAAACACCAGCAACCTCATTAAACACCTCCGGACTCATCCTGCTGCTTTTGCAGAATACACAAAG aatcaAAACGATGCTGCTCTAATCAGTGCCCAAAGCCATACAGCTCAACCAGCTACCAGCAGGCTGCAACCTACAATTGACAAGCTCTTTGAGAAAGCCAAGAAGTATGAATCAACGTCCAAAGAAGCAACTATTCTAAACAGAGCAGTGACCGAGTTCATTTGTATGGACCAAATCCCAATATACACTGTGGAAAAGTGTGGATTTAAGCAGCTAGTAAGCAAACTCAACAGCAAATATGAGCTGCCCAGCAGAAACTTTTTTATGAACAAGGAAATACCAAAACTGTACACAGAAACTAGAGAGAAAGTAAAAGCAGAACTTGAAGGATCTAGATTTTATGCCTGCACAACAGACTTGTGGAGCAGCAGAACAATGCAGTCCTACATGGCAGTATCTGCTCAATTTATAAAAAAGGATTGGCAGATGGAGTCATGGTGCCTGGGCTGTGCTGAACTTAATAGTGACCACACAGCAGAAAGCCTGAGCGAGGCCTTTACTGAGATGCTGAAAGAGCAGTGGGGCCTGGATTTACACCACATGGCAGGAATTACTACTGATAACGCTTCAAATAACAAAAAGGCCTTCTCTGATTATAACTGGATTCCATGCTTTGGGCATAATATTGACCTGGCAATTCACAAGGGCCTCAATGTTGATCCTGTAGCAAATACCTTGTCTCGGCTCAGAAGAACCATCTCTGCTTTTTCAAGGTCCACCAAGCTGACAAGGCAGTTAAAGTCGAAGCAAGCTGACCTTAGTCTACCACTGCACAAACTGATACATGACGAACCTACACGATGGGGGTCAACATTCGATATGGTGGATCGCTTTTTGGAACAGCAGCAAGCTGTTTATGCTGTTTTAACTGATAACCGAAATAAATGGCACCTCATGCCAAAAGAATCAGATGTTACTACAATGGAAGCACTGCAAAGTGTACTTGGACCCCTAAGGGTTTTCACTGATGCACTAAGTGGGGAGCAGAATCCCACAATATCCTCAGTCCTCCCACTGCTGTGGAAAGCTGAATCAATTTTGACTGTATCTGCCTCTGACAGCAACCTAACTTCCAGCATCAAGGGTTGCATAAGGACTGATTTGCAAAGCAGATACAATCAGGAAGAACTGCTAGCCACTTTGAGATGTTCTACATTTTTAGATCCGAGATTTAAAGACACTTTTGTGTTTAATCTACAGCAGGTGGAAGCTCAGTTTCTGCATCACATGGAACATATGGTGGTACATGCAGTCCCATCAGTGGAGGTCCCAAATCAGCAGCCTTGTACAAAGTCAGTGATAAGTGGACTTTTGACAGGTATCATGGCTGAGAAAAGAGGAGCAACATCACATGCAGTTGGGGATGATGTTACATTCTCTGGAGCAAACACACAG CTAAAGTTAAGGAGAGAACTGGATGTATACCAAAAACTTCCAGAGATAGATCCAGGAGACAGCCCACTCAGATGGTGGAGAATAAATGAGGTCAGCTTTCCGGTCCTGTCAACGTTCGCAAGAAGATACCTCTGTATATCTGCCACAAGTTGTGCATCAGAGCGCATTTTTA GCTCAACAGCGGAGACTCTTGTTACTGTCCGGAAAGTCACTCACCCTCCTTTGCGACAGCCGTTAGCGGGCTCAGCTCTCCTCCCATGTGTGTTCGCCCTGTCTCCTGACCTCTCTCAGGGTCACGGCCCGTATATTCACTGGACCCGAGGCTCAGGAGATCGGGAGAGGACGGTTTTTTCCGCCCGGGACGGTGTGGTGAGGGTACACCAGGCGTACGCGGGACGGGTCAATCTGCCCGGATACTCTGCCAACCCTCTGAACGCATCACTGGAACTGTCGCACCTGCGCTGCAATGATTCCGGAACCTTCCGCTGTCATGTCGCCCTGGGAGACAAATATGAGCAAGATACGGTGAACCTGGAAATCACAG GTGTTGTGTTTCATTACCGAGCGCCGACGGACCGATATTCCCTCTCCTATGAGGATGCAGTCAGGGCGTGCGAGCAGAATTCGGGTCACATTGCCACCCCGGAGCAGCTGTGGGTGGCGTTTCACTCGGGCATGAACAGCTGTGCAGCCGGATGGCTGAAAGATCAGACTGTCAG GTATCCCACTCAGAGACCTGAGCTCGGTTGCTATGGACACACAGAATATTCTCGCGGGGTAAGGAATTATGGGAAACGGGACCCTTCTGAATTGTTTGATGTGTACTGTTTCGCCAATGAGATGCACG GTGAGGTGATTCCTGTCTCTGTTCCTGATAAACTGACTCACTCTGAGGCGGCGGCTCACTGTCAGGTGTTGGGCGGTGGGCTGGCGACCGTCGGGCAGCTTTATCTGTCCTGGACATCTGGACTGGAGCACTGTGAGGGCGGTTGGTTGGCTGATGGGAGCGTGAGGTCGTCTGTCAGTTCAGGGTGTGCGGGTGCTGAACCGGGCGTCCGAACCGTTACACCAGCAGAGTTGATCGATGAAGCCGCGCGCTTCGATGCTTACTGCTATCAAG AGACGAAATCACAGAAGGCTCTCACCAGCATTGTAAAGTCTCTGCTGAAGCCGTGGAGGTACATGACCAGCGACGAGGACGATTCACAGCAGAACCCAAAATCTTCCTCTGTCAAACACACATCCAGTG GAGAGCAGGAGCTGTCTGACCTTCAGCCCTCTAACTGGACCGGACAGGTGGATTTGAACAAAGAGCTCCATGTGGCCGCCGAGCCTCCCGAGCTTTCCGCCGAGTATCTGACGGTTCTTCTGAGAGCCGAAGACACGTCTCTGGACTGGAGCGGCCAGTTGGACTCGTTCCCGGATGGCAAACAGACACTCCCCGGCCTGGCGTCAGATATCGTTTCGGAGAGTCCCGGTGGATCAGCCCGAGAGGAAGAAGATGAAGGTCTGTCGGGTCAGTCCGTCACACCTGCAGCCTCCTCAGAGACCACGCAGGGAAAGGCCAAGAGTTCCTTCACTAATATCGTCGGCACGTTGTGGAAACCCTGGAGTTACCTGAAAGGAAGTGAGATGGAGACGACGTCCAAGAGCACAGCTGCCACAAAAACTCCCTAGACGAACGTCAAACCTACAGCAGCTTCCGGCTCAG ggttgatgtcatggtggaGCAGCTCATGGCTCTCTGGACTTTCATCCGTCACTGAGAAATCAATCACATCTCATCAATCCGTGAGCTCAGCAGTGCCTGTGACTGTCACCGAAGATGGATCCGACATCATCCGGCCCGCTCAGACTAGACAGAACGCTCCGGTGACACGGGAAGAATGGGTTCTGGTGACGGAGATACCCGGGCGTAAAGTAGAAACCCCTGTCCTCACCTCTGAGACGGAGGAAGAAGTCGAGGTCTCTCGATCCACAGAACCCGTGCGACGCCTGTCACTGATGGAGAGCTTCTCCGGAGAGAGCCGAGGCTCTGAGATAGAGGGAAGCTCGTGGGGTGATACATACCTGCTGTCCCAGAAGATGTTCACGGTGGCGACGTTGAGTACCTCATCGCTCACAGAGAGCAGCGCCACAACCACGCTCAACAGTGACGATGTGATGGAGGCCCGTGGGGAAATTCAGTACAGACgaagaaataaattcagaagaCCAAGCCACAGTACCACAGAGATGACAACAACAGTCACCCAGAGCACAACTGTGTCTTCTGGCAGTGAAAATAGAGGAACAACCATCACAGCATCTCCAGATGAGTCTCAGATGGCAACACCGGCTGTCAGCATCACTGAGAAAGATCTCAGCATCACGGACAAAGATCCTAAGGTCATGGAGAAAGATCTCAGCGTCACAGAGAAAGATCTCAAAGTGACGGACAAAGATCTTAAGGTCAAGGAGAAAGATCTCAGCGTCACAGCGAAAGATCTCAACGTGACAGACAAAGATCTTACGGTCACGGAGAAAGATCTCAGTGTCACAGCGAAAGATCTCAACATCTTAGAGAAAGATCTCAGTGTCACAGCGAAAGATGTCAATGTGACGGAGAAAGATCTCAACGTCTTAGAGAAAGATCTCAGCGTGACGGACAAAAATATTAGCATCACAGAGAAAGATCTCAGCATCACCGGAAAAAATCTCAGCATCACCGGAAAAAATCTCAGCGTCACTGAAAAAGATCCCAGCGTCACTGAAAAAGATCTCAGCGTCACTGAAAAAGATTTCAGCGTCACGGAGAAAGATCTCAACACAACAGAGAAATATCTCAACATCACAGAGACCATCATAAACAACGGTTCCACTGGACAAACAG GGGTTGACAGATGCAGTTGTCTTCACGGAGGAACGTGTCTTCCACACGGAGAGGGTTTCAGATGTTTGTGTCCGCAGGCGTACTCTGGAGAGAGCTGTGAAATCG ATGTGGATGACTGTCAGTCAAACCCCTGTGAGAATGGAGGCACCTGCATTGATAAAGAAGATtcatttgtgtgtctgtgtttgcccAGTTACAATGGAGACAGATGTGAGAGAG ACACAGAGGGTTGTGAACACGGCTGGAAAAAGTTTCACGGGCACTGTTACCGGCTCTTTCCTCACAGACACACGTGGGAGGATTCAGAGAAGGACTGTAGAGAACACAGCAGTCATCTGACCAGCATCACATCATCCATGGAGCAGGACTTTCTCAATG GTTTAGGTCACGAGAACGTTTGGATCGGCCTCAATGATCGAACGGTTGAAGAGGATTTCCAGTGGACCGATGGATTAGATGCT